A window from Leptolyngbyaceae cyanobacterium encodes these proteins:
- a CDS encoding iron uptake porin, whose translation MNQSFEKSLKLGLFSLVNTLLIANISRPELAVAENQANLSTIDRSHTEILVAEESVVESNIPSLNPTALDREVGTQESDPMNQVTGVSQLRDVSPEDWAYQALQSLVERYGCIEGYPDRTFRGNRALTRYEFAAGLNACLQQIESLIAATNTDNKNPSLLGDIETLRRLTEEFQTELTTLRNRVDQLERRVTMLESTQFSTTTKYSAEIVFAAAGVFGEENAATGDDLDEQVAFGYRVRQSFLTSFTGRDRLRIRLQSGNLFDARGGSNITNLNTFGSNSSNDVRLNKLEYRFPIGNSTMVWLTAHNMNLDDVADPLAPFTNSAVTGANSGFGAYAPIYYTSFGAGAGISHDFTKQLNLALYYSAGNSGSPNEDSGFFNGQYVAGSQLTYKPSNDTAIGLVYTHNYFPGKDTGFVSGGVGSALADDPFQGNATSTDNFGIVGTWRITRSLNLEGWGIYTRATARGGTRDGDTADILNWKLSLAFPDLFKEGNLGVLTVGNPPQAYRVEGGLEDDETAWFVEAFYTYQVNDYVSITPGVFLITNPEDNREPLLVGILRLGFSF comes from the coding sequence ATGAATCAATCTTTTGAAAAGTCTTTAAAACTTGGCTTATTCAGCTTGGTTAACACATTACTCATTGCTAACATCAGTAGGCCAGAATTAGCAGTAGCAGAAAATCAAGCCAATCTCTCTACCATCGATCGATCGCATACCGAGATTTTAGTTGCGGAGGAATCTGTTGTTGAAAGTAACATTCCCTCACTCAATCCCACCGCTCTCGATCGCGAAGTAGGGACTCAAGAAAGCGACCCTATGAATCAAGTGACCGGCGTTTCTCAATTGCGGGATGTTTCCCCAGAAGATTGGGCTTACCAGGCGTTGCAAAGTTTAGTAGAACGCTACGGCTGTATTGAAGGTTATCCCGACCGCACCTTCCGAGGAAATCGCGCCCTCACTCGATATGAATTTGCTGCTGGTTTAAACGCTTGTTTGCAGCAAATAGAAAGTTTAATTGCCGCTACTAATACTGATAATAAAAACCCCTCCTTGCTTGGAGATATCGAAACGCTGCGGCGGTTAACCGAAGAGTTTCAAACCGAACTTACCACCTTAAGGAATCGAGTAGACCAGTTGGAAAGGCGGGTAACAATGCTCGAAAGCACTCAGTTTTCTACCACAACCAAATACAGCGCGGAAATAGTGTTTGCAGCGGCTGGCGTATTTGGTGAGGAAAATGCCGCCACGGGAGACGATTTAGACGAACAAGTTGCCTTTGGCTATCGAGTGCGTCAAAGCTTCCTCACCAGTTTCACTGGCAGAGACCGACTGCGAATTCGCCTTCAGTCAGGCAACTTATTCGATGCTCGCGGCGGTAGCAACATAACCAACTTAAATACTTTCGGTAGCAATTCCAGCAATGATGTCAGGCTTAACAAACTGGAATATCGTTTCCCCATTGGCAACAGTACGATGGTTTGGTTGACCGCACACAACATGAATTTAGATGATGTGGCTGACCCGCTCGCTCCGTTTACCAATAGCGCAGTTACAGGTGCTAATTCAGGTTTTGGAGCCTATGCTCCGATTTATTACACTAGTTTTGGTGCGGGAGCGGGCATTTCCCACGATTTCACCAAACAATTAAATCTCGCTTTATATTATTCGGCGGGTAATTCTGGTAGCCCTAATGAGGATTCCGGGTTTTTCAACGGTCAATATGTAGCGGGTAGTCAACTTACTTACAAACCGAGTAACGACACTGCGATCGGTTTAGTTTACACTCATAATTATTTTCCAGGGAAAGATACGGGCTTTGTTTCCGGTGGAGTAGGAAGTGCTTTAGCTGACGATCCCTTCCAGGGCAATGCTACATCCACGGATAACTTTGGTATTGTGGGAACTTGGCGAATTACCCGATCGTTAAACCTAGAGGGCTGGGGTATTTATACAAGAGCTACAGCACGTGGGGGAACTCGCGATGGAGATACTGCCGATATCTTGAACTGGAAACTCAGTTTGGCGTTCCCAGACTTATTCAAGGAAGGCAACTTGGGAGTCCTGACTGTCGGCAATCCCCCCCAAGCTTACCGCGTTGAAGGAGGGCTAGAGGATGATGAAACCGCTTGGTTTGTTGAAGCATTTTATACTTACCAAGTTAATGATTACGTCTCAATTACTCCTGGGGTATTTCTCATCACTAACCCGGAAGATAATCGAGAACCTCTGTTGGTAGGAATACTCAGACTGGGCTTTTCATTCTAG
- a CDS encoding methyl-accepting chemotaxis protein — protein MSATKNPLNTKFSGKNPLRVVLIVPFVLQTTAVVGLIGYLSFKNGQKAINDIAAQLRSELSMRIDDQVKSNVQIPPTIVQLNANAVGRGEIDIINGKGEQRFSEQLKLFPSTSYVYCGSQKGGEAFGVEIDSTNRGRLYTKITNASTNFRYHNYNMDSDGNRTSLKEIETSVYDARKRPWYKAAVTAGKVTWSEIYLDFSLLIPTITASAPIYNKTDNSLIGVCAVDLYLPRELSNFLKTLKIGKSGQTFIMERSGVLVASSTKEPITTGSGEETKRLKAEESNNPLVKATGEFLRDRFPNLNQIQSDQQLEFFLNGERQFVQVTPFKDDKGLDWLIVLIFPESDFLEQINANNRITIWLCVLGLLVAIAIAVITAQLITRPIMRIAQASEQMADGNFDQQVKSSQIVELARLANSFNQMATQLKTSFSQLNSVIDQANQVSLQVTTSTSQIADAGKQLEASALQQANSTKEANATATAIANTAGQLAKTMEDVAQKATATAIATSSSQQSLTQIASAMTQLAEGSHTIATRLRVMNEKANNITSAVNRITEVADRINLISLNAAIEAEKAGEYGAGFAIVAQEVRRLADNSAAASQEIEQMVKEIQSSVYKGVMEVDKFSHQVQHHIELVSHISQQIAQVIEQVQSLTPQFEMVSHSMEDQFEGARQISVVISQLTEASVQTVASLQDSNQALERLNDTAQILKSIIQASVHNK, from the coding sequence ATGTCAGCTACTAAAAATCCCTTAAATACCAAATTCTCAGGTAAAAATCCACTCCGCGTTGTCCTGATCGTTCCGTTTGTATTACAAACAACAGCAGTAGTAGGGCTAATTGGATATCTTTCTTTTAAGAACGGACAAAAAGCAATAAACGATATTGCTGCTCAATTGCGTAGTGAATTGAGCATGAGAATCGACGATCAAGTAAAAAGTAACGTCCAAATACCTCCAACAATTGTTCAACTGAATGCCAATGCCGTAGGTAGGGGTGAAATTGATATTATTAACGGCAAAGGAGAACAACGCTTTTCAGAACAACTAAAGTTATTTCCATCCACTAGCTATGTCTATTGTGGCAGTCAAAAAGGTGGGGAAGCATTTGGTGTGGAAATAGATTCTACCAATCGTGGAAGATTGTACACCAAAATTACCAATGCTTCTACTAACTTTCGATACCACAACTACAATATGGACAGCGATGGCAACCGTACTTCTTTAAAAGAAATAGAAACCAGCGTGTACGATGCGCGGAAACGCCCCTGGTACAAGGCAGCAGTGACAGCAGGAAAAGTTACCTGGAGTGAAATTTATCTAGACTTTTCCTTATTAATTCCTACCATTACTGCCAGCGCTCCTATCTATAATAAAACTGATAATTCTTTAATTGGAGTCTGTGCAGTCGATCTTTATTTACCTAGAGAACTCAGCAACTTCCTAAAAACTTTAAAAATCGGTAAATCCGGCCAAACATTTATCATGGAACGCTCCGGAGTGTTAGTCGCCAGTTCGACGAAAGAACCGATCACGACAGGTAGTGGTGAAGAGACGAAACGCTTGAAGGCAGAAGAAAGCAATAATCCTTTGGTGAAAGCTACGGGAGAGTTTTTACGCGATCGCTTCCCTAACTTAAACCAAATTCAAAGCGATCAACAACTAGAGTTTTTCCTGAATGGGGAACGGCAATTCGTGCAAGTTACTCCCTTTAAAGATGATAAAGGCTTAGATTGGCTGATCGTGCTGATTTTTCCCGAATCTGACTTTTTAGAACAAATTAATGCCAATAACCGCATTACAATTTGGCTGTGCGTATTGGGTTTATTGGTAGCGATCGCGATCGCCGTCATTACCGCCCAATTGATTACCCGCCCGATCATGCGAATCGCCCAAGCCTCCGAACAAATGGCCGATGGCAACTTCGACCAACAAGTGAAATCCAGTCAGATCGTCGAACTCGCTCGGTTGGCCAACTCCTTCAACCAAATGGCCACGCAACTGAAAACCTCTTTTTCCCAACTCAATTCTGTCATCGACCAAGCCAATCAAGTCAGCCTGCAAGTCACCACCTCCACCAGCCAAATCGCCGATGCGGGAAAACAACTCGAAGCCAGCGCCCTCCAACAAGCCAATTCCACCAAAGAAGCCAACGCTACCGCCACCGCCATTGCCAACACTGCCGGACAATTAGCCAAGACAATGGAGGATGTCGCCCAAAAAGCCACCGCTACCGCCATTGCCACCAGTAGTTCCCAGCAAAGTCTGACCCAAATTGCTAGCGCCATGACTCAGTTAGCCGAAGGCAGCCACACGATCGCCACTCGACTGCGGGTGATGAATGAAAAAGCCAACAATATCACCAGCGCCGTTAACCGCATTACAGAAGTTGCCGATCGCATTAACTTAATCTCTCTCAACGCCGCCATCGAAGCAGAAAAAGCCGGAGAATATGGGGCAGGTTTTGCGATTGTCGCCCAAGAAGTCCGACGTTTGGCAGATAACTCCGCCGCCGCCTCCCAAGAAATCGAGCAAATGGTTAAAGAAATTCAATCCTCAGTTTACAAAGGGGTGATGGAAGTTGATAAGTTCAGCCATCAAGTTCAGCATCACATCGAGTTAGTCAGCCACATCAGCCAGCAAATCGCCCAAGTAATCGAACAAGTGCAGAGTCTGACACCGCAATTTGAGATGGTCAGTCACAGTATGGAGGATCAGTTTGAGGGGGCGCGGCAGATTAGCGTGGTGATTTCTCAGTTGACGGAGGCTTCCGTGCAAACCGTGGCTTCTCTCCAAGATAGTAATCAGGCTCTCGAACGTTTAAACGATACTGCTCAAATTTTGAAGAGTATTATACAAGCATCCGTTCACAATAAATAA
- a CDS encoding GNAT family N-acetyltransferase — protein MTAFPPQEPKIAIRPVQYRDMEALDRMFLEACEAENHSCSPEDKQQLEKITRSYWLMKLLSWFPNPFQYDFCVHVAQQDRQVRGMIKVSPFNRTRSTWQVEQVVVDPKASTHWIGSQLLRYCFETIWEARTWLLEVNIHNKATLALYRQNGFQPLAQMTYWAISPAVLQELQEREPDLPNLLPVSNADANLLYQLDTAAMPPLVRQVFDRHVQDFKTSFFGALIEGVKQWFNQTEVVSGYVFETQRKAAIGYFQLQLSRNGAVPHTAQLTVHPAYTWLYPELLAQMARIAQDFPTQSLHIASADYQPEREEYLEQIGAERVEHTLLMSRSVWHKLRESKQVLEGLALSEMLQNLQRNRQPVPGRMSWLRSKQLATPDSASTDLSSGVCTPPPARAESIPETSNGTAFKVSRNDSSANSAQPDSGDNQQEQPSC, from the coding sequence ATGACTGCATTTCCTCCCCAAGAGCCAAAAATTGCGATCCGCCCGGTGCAATATCGGGACATGGAAGCGCTCGATCGAATGTTTTTAGAGGCGTGTGAGGCAGAAAACCACAGCTGCTCCCCTGAAGACAAACAGCAGTTAGAAAAAATCACTCGATCGTACTGGTTGATGAAATTGTTAAGCTGGTTTCCTAACCCATTCCAGTACGATTTCTGCGTCCATGTCGCTCAGCAGGATCGACAAGTTCGGGGTATGATTAAAGTCTCTCCATTTAATCGGACTCGCAGTACGTGGCAAGTTGAGCAGGTGGTGGTAGACCCGAAAGCAAGTACTCACTGGATCGGCTCTCAACTTTTGCGCTACTGTTTTGAAACGATTTGGGAAGCACGCACTTGGTTGCTGGAAGTTAATATTCACAACAAAGCAACTTTGGCTTTATATCGGCAAAACGGATTTCAGCCCTTAGCGCAGATGACTTATTGGGCGATTTCCCCGGCAGTGCTGCAAGAATTGCAAGAAAGAGAACCCGATCTGCCTAATTTGTTGCCAGTTAGCAATGCAGATGCCAATTTGCTATATCAATTAGATACCGCAGCAATGCCTCCGCTGGTAAGGCAAGTTTTCGATCGCCACGTCCAAGATTTTAAAACCAGCTTTTTCGGAGCGTTAATTGAAGGGGTAAAACAGTGGTTTAACCAAACGGAAGTGGTAAGCGGCTACGTGTTTGAAACTCAGCGCAAAGCCGCGATCGGTTATTTTCAATTGCAACTGAGTCGCAACGGAGCCGTTCCCCACACCGCTCAGTTAACCGTTCACCCTGCCTATACTTGGTTGTATCCGGAATTACTAGCTCAAATGGCTCGGATTGCCCAAGATTTCCCTACCCAATCTTTGCACATTGCTTCTGCTGACTACCAACCGGAAAGAGAAGAATATCTAGAACAAATAGGTGCCGAACGGGTGGAACATACCTTGCTGATGTCTCGTTCCGTCTGGCATAAACTTCGCGAATCCAAGCAAGTCTTAGAAGGTTTAGCATTATCCGAAATGCTGCAAAATTTGCAGCGCAATCGCCAACCAGTACCGGGAAGGATGTCTTGGCTGCGATCGAAGCAGTTAGCTACTCCAGACTCTGCCAGCACCGATCTGAGTTCTGGCGTCTGTACGCCACCACCCGCCAGAGCGGAGTCTATCCCAGAAACATCGAACGGAACAGCTTTTAAAGTTTCCCGCAACGACTCATCGGCAAATTCCGCTCAACCGGATAGTGGCGACAATCAGCAAGAGCAACCTTCTTGCTAG
- the ruvX gene encoding Holliday junction resolvase RuvX, with translation MAESQETRSPAPVCAISLDVGRKRIGVAGCDRTGLIATGLTTIERQSFAEDIARLQQIVKEREAQVLVVGLPYSMNGTLGFQAKQVQKFAQRAAKALQLPLEYVDERLTSFQAEEMLKAEKKSPSRDKSVIDRIAAAIILQQWLDERPKRAQHHSCLEPNHV, from the coding sequence ATGGCTGAAAGTCAAGAAACTCGCTCTCCCGCTCCCGTCTGCGCCATCAGCTTAGATGTGGGACGCAAACGCATCGGAGTGGCAGGATGCGATCGCACTGGTTTGATCGCTACGGGTTTAACTACCATTGAGCGCCAATCTTTTGCAGAAGATATAGCACGATTACAACAAATTGTCAAGGAAAGAGAAGCGCAAGTTCTGGTAGTTGGCTTACCCTACTCGATGAACGGCACCTTAGGCTTTCAAGCCAAGCAAGTACAGAAATTTGCTCAACGGGCGGCGAAAGCATTACAACTGCCATTAGAGTATGTTGATGAGCGATTAACTTCATTTCAAGCCGAAGAAATGTTAAAAGCCGAAAAAAAATCCCCATCTCGCGATAAAAGTGTAATCGATCGGATTGCTGCGGCCATTATTTTGCAACAATGGTTGGACGAGCGTCCCAAACGCGCACAGCATCACTCTTGCTTGGAGCCTAACCATGTCTAA
- a CDS encoding DUF3727 domain-containing protein, with protein sequence MSKSKQNGYSQDEPVILTDDTGRQLACYIEQSVEVEGKEYILLLPVDSPIEIFAWEEDSEDEAMLVEDDETIDKIFPIAQAVLAEQDLTLKRTAFALTVAGELPPVNEDEILTLEIDDEATQLEPEELQLLANFYYEEQEYAIYTPLDPLLFFGRINQQGKPELLSPEEFQKVQPLLEEQLFDELE encoded by the coding sequence ATGTCTAAATCAAAACAAAACGGCTATTCTCAGGACGAACCAGTGATCCTGACGGATGACACAGGGCGACAGTTAGCTTGTTATATCGAGCAGTCAGTAGAAGTAGAAGGTAAAGAGTACATTCTGCTATTACCAGTTGACTCGCCGATCGAGATCTTTGCTTGGGAAGAAGATTCCGAAGACGAAGCCATGCTAGTGGAAGACGACGAGACGATCGACAAAATTTTTCCGATCGCTCAAGCAGTCCTGGCAGAGCAAGACCTCACCCTCAAGCGTACCGCATTTGCCCTGACGGTCGCCGGCGAACTGCCCCCAGTTAACGAGGATGAAATACTCACTCTCGAAATCGACGACGAAGCAACGCAGTTAGAGCCAGAGGAGTTACAATTACTCGCTAACTTCTACTACGAAGAACAGGAATACGCCATTTATACTCCCCTTGACCCCTTGCTTTTCTTTGGTCGAATCAACCAACAAGGCAAACCCGAATTGCTCTCGCCCGAAGAGTTTCAAAAGGTACAGCCTCTGTTAGAGGAGCAATTATTTGACGAACTAGAATAA
- the mltG gene encoding endolytic transglycosylase MltG, with protein MQRLSKTLFYLVLLPATLAISAWQGWAWWSWASAPPMSPANAASSSDPEKKVQIRIPPGTSSTQIGLDLESAGLIRSSQAWNLWARWLSIQDKPGFKAGTYQLSPAQSLPEIAEEITKGNEVQHSFTIPEGWSLKQMASYFESQGFFKAEDFLAAASQIPRDRFPWLPSNLPHLEGFLYPDTYQVAAGAIAPQAIVNQMLKRFEEVALPVYQQQTPRSQFSLLEWVALSSIVEKEAVIPAERPRIAGVFVSRLRQGMRLESDPTVEYGLNIQQTPDQPLTLNQVRTASPYNTYLNRGLPPTPIASPGVASLKATLNPENTEYLFFVARYDGSHVFSRTLAEHETAVAAIRRQRAARRQAASNN; from the coding sequence ATGCAACGCCTGTCCAAAACGTTGTTTTATCTTGTCTTACTACCAGCTACGCTAGCAATTTCTGCTTGGCAAGGCTGGGCTTGGTGGAGTTGGGCTTCTGCACCACCGATGTCACCTGCTAATGCCGCATCCTCATCCGATCCGGAGAAAAAAGTGCAAATCCGCATTCCACCAGGAACTTCCAGTACTCAGATTGGTTTGGATCTGGAGTCAGCAGGTTTGATTCGCTCATCTCAAGCTTGGAATCTGTGGGCGCGTTGGTTGTCAATCCAAGACAAGCCTGGGTTTAAGGCGGGTACTTACCAGTTATCACCCGCTCAGTCTTTACCGGAGATCGCAGAGGAAATTACTAAAGGTAATGAGGTACAACATAGCTTTACAATCCCGGAGGGATGGTCTTTAAAGCAAATGGCTTCTTACTTCGAGTCTCAAGGGTTTTTTAAGGCAGAAGACTTTTTGGCGGCGGCTAGTCAAATTCCCCGCGATCGCTTTCCTTGGTTACCCAGCAATTTACCTCACCTAGAAGGGTTTTTGTATCCCGATACTTATCAAGTAGCGGCTGGTGCGATCGCGCCACAAGCGATCGTCAACCAAATGCTCAAACGGTTTGAAGAAGTCGCCCTACCCGTTTACCAACAACAAACGCCCAGAAGTCAGTTTAGCCTGCTTGAGTGGGTTGCTTTATCCAGCATTGTGGAAAAAGAAGCCGTCATCCCAGCCGAACGACCTCGCATTGCAGGCGTGTTCGTCAGTCGATTGAGACAGGGAATGAGGCTGGAATCCGATCCGACAGTGGAATACGGATTGAATATTCAGCAAACTCCCGACCAACCTCTGACCTTGAATCAAGTCAGAACTGCTTCTCCTTATAATACTTACCTGAATCGCGGTTTGCCGCCAACTCCGATCGCCAGTCCGGGAGTCGCCAGCTTAAAAGCAACTCTTAACCCCGAAAATACCGAATATCTCTTCTTCGTGGCTCGTTACGATGGCAGCCACGTATTCAGCCGCACTTTAGCAGAACACGAAACAGCTGTAGCGGCTATTCGCAGACAAAGGGCAGCCCGCCGCCAAGCCGCTTCCAATAATTAA
- a CDS encoding YqeG family HAD IIIA-type phosphatase — MSWGALLQPDLVIDGSILSLTPEILEKYQLQGLVLDVDETLVPMKLQQVSEELMFWVEQVRPVSKIWLVSNNLSENRIGNIARSLNLPYLFGASKPSRRKLRQAVTQMNLPVERVAMVGDRLFTDVLAGNRLGMFTILVEPIVKPSSTWEPYSVRNLEVWLSQALGATLPAKQQNLKIHDESL; from the coding sequence ATGTCTTGGGGCGCTCTTTTACAACCGGATTTAGTTATCGATGGCTCAATTTTGAGTCTGACACCTGAAATACTCGAAAAATATCAACTCCAAGGTCTAGTGTTGGATGTTGATGAAACCCTAGTACCGATGAAACTACAACAAGTTTCTGAGGAATTGATGTTCTGGGTTGAACAAGTCCGACCAGTGTCGAAGATCTGGTTGGTTAGCAATAATCTGAGCGAAAATCGCATCGGCAATATTGCCCGCTCTTTGAATTTACCTTACTTATTTGGTGCCTCTAAGCCTTCTCGCCGCAAGTTAAGGCAGGCTGTTACTCAAATGAACCTGCCCGTAGAACGGGTGGCGATGGTGGGCGATCGTTTGTTTACTGACGTGCTGGCAGGCAACCGCCTGGGTATGTTCACCATTTTAGTAGAGCCGATCGTCAAACCCTCCTCTACCTGGGAGCCTTATTCGGTTCGCAACCTGGAAGTTTGGCTCTCGCAAGCGCTGGGGGCTACCCTACCCGCCAAGCAACAAAACTTAAAGATTCATGATGAATCCTTATAA
- the proB gene encoding glutamate 5-kinase yields MSQTLVVKIGTSSLTNPSTGNLALSTVAALVETLSDLRREGNRVVLVSSGAVGVGCVRLGLTERPRTMALKQAVAAVGQGRLMRIYDDLFTSLQQPIAQVLLTRSDLVQRSRYVNAYNTFQELLRLGAIPVVNENDTVAIEELKFGDNDTLSARVASLLEADWLFLLTDVDRLYSADPRSNPNAQPINLVSKINELEELQIQTGEQGTQWGTGGMVTKIAAARIATAAGVRTVITDGRSPRNIQKILQGEPLGTHFEPESNPTNARKRWIAHGMVTVGQLYLDNGAVRAIAQAGKSLLAAGITKVQGQFQASDAVQICDANGKEIARGIVNYSSSELAKIIGHQSIDIPAILGYVGAETVVHRDNLVLSS; encoded by the coding sequence ATGTCTCAAACTTTAGTTGTTAAAATAGGCACATCCAGCCTAACTAATCCATCTACGGGAAACCTTGCCCTTTCCACGGTAGCCGCTTTAGTAGAAACTCTCAGCGACCTTCGCAGAGAAGGAAATCGAGTAGTACTGGTATCATCTGGTGCCGTTGGTGTTGGTTGCGTCCGCTTGGGTTTAACGGAAAGACCCCGTACAATGGCGCTCAAGCAAGCGGTGGCGGCAGTAGGACAGGGACGCTTGATGCGAATTTACGATGATTTGTTTACTTCCCTGCAACAGCCGATCGCGCAAGTACTGCTTACCCGTAGTGATTTAGTGCAGCGCAGTCGCTACGTGAATGCTTACAATACCTTCCAAGAATTGCTGCGGTTAGGGGCGATCCCGGTGGTGAATGAAAATGACACGGTGGCGATCGAAGAATTGAAATTTGGCGATAACGATACCCTATCTGCCAGAGTCGCCAGCTTGTTAGAGGCAGATTGGCTATTTTTACTCACAGATGTCGATCGCTTGTACTCCGCCGATCCTCGCAGCAATCCAAACGCCCAACCGATTAACCTGGTAAGCAAAATTAACGAACTAGAAGAACTGCAAATTCAAACTGGCGAACAAGGTACTCAATGGGGAACGGGCGGAATGGTGACCAAAATAGCCGCCGCCCGAATTGCCACCGCCGCTGGCGTGCGTACCGTGATTACAGACGGTCGTTCTCCCCGCAACATTCAAAAAATCTTACAAGGAGAACCTCTAGGCACCCATTTTGAACCAGAATCAAATCCCACTAATGCCCGCAAACGTTGGATCGCCCACGGAATGGTAACAGTCGGTCAGCTTTACTTAGACAACGGTGCTGTCAGGGCGATCGCGCAAGCCGGAAAATCTCTCTTAGCTGCTGGCATCACGAAAGTGCAAGGCCAATTTCAGGCTAGCGATGCCGTACAAATCTGCGATGCCAACGGTAAAGAAATCGCTAGGGGAATTGTTAACTATAGCAGCAGCGAATTAGCAAAGATTATAGGCCATCAATCGATCGATATTCCTGCCATTTTGGGCTATGTCGGCGCAGAAACAGTTGTCCATCGGGATAATCTCGTCCTGAGTAGTTAG
- a CDS encoding LOG family protein codes for MTITPSFNAHQSLPADLVELIERLPTLQHKKWIEQSLTTLLRIAGSDIERLDWKIMTASLQDLERGFQTFYPYRHVRKVTIFGSARLSSDTPEYRIAVDFARRVTQLGFMLMTGGGGGIMQAGNEGAGHEKSFGLNIRLPFEQEANPFIAGDPKLIHFKYFFTRKLFLLKESDAVGLFPGGFGTQDEAFECLTLCQTGKYGPVPLILIDRPGGDYWNDWDAYISKHLVTRGLINPEDRSVYTITDNLDVACEAITSFYRVYHSSRYVADQFVIRLNSELKDEDVERLNDEFADILVKGRIEKSKAFPQEAGDETFDLPRLALYFNQRDFGRLYQLIAAINRLGTPSPELAEHPERK; via the coding sequence ATGACAATAACACCCTCGTTCAACGCACATCAGTCTCTTCCGGCAGACTTGGTGGAGTTAATCGAGCGGCTGCCAACACTACAACACAAAAAATGGATTGAGCAGTCACTAACTACTCTCCTGCGAATAGCTGGGAGTGACATCGAGCGCTTGGACTGGAAAATTATGACTGCTTCTTTACAAGACCTAGAAAGAGGATTTCAGACATTTTATCCATACAGGCACGTTCGCAAAGTCACTATTTTTGGTTCCGCTCGTCTCTCATCCGACACGCCAGAGTATCGGATAGCAGTTGACTTTGCTCGTCGCGTCACCCAATTGGGATTCATGCTCATGACAGGCGGAGGCGGCGGTATCATGCAAGCTGGAAACGAAGGCGCTGGACATGAAAAATCTTTCGGCCTAAATATTAGACTTCCCTTTGAACAAGAAGCCAACCCATTTATTGCAGGCGATCCCAAACTGATCCATTTTAAATACTTCTTCACTCGCAAACTATTTCTCTTAAAAGAAAGCGATGCAGTAGGTTTATTTCCTGGTGGCTTTGGCACGCAAGACGAAGCTTTTGAGTGCTTAACTCTTTGTCAAACAGGTAAATATGGGCCAGTTCCCTTGATTTTGATCGATCGACCGGGTGGCGACTACTGGAACGATTGGGACGCTTATATTAGCAAGCATTTGGTAACGCGCGGTTTAATCAATCCAGAAGACCGAAGCGTTTATACGATTACGGACAACTTGGACGTAGCCTGCGAAGCCATTACCAGTTTTTATCGCGTCTACCATTCCAGTCGCTATGTGGCTGACCAGTTCGTGATTCGCCTCAACTCCGAATTAAAAGATGAGGATGTCGAGCGCCTAAATGATGAATTTGCTGATATTTTAGTTAAAGGGCGGATTGAGAAAAGTAAAGCTTTTCCGCAAGAAGCTGGGGATGAAACATTTGATTTACCTCGCCTTGCTTTGTACTTCAATCAAAGGGACTTCGGGCGACTATACCAACTAATTGCGGCCATTAATCGATTGGGTACTCCTTCTCCTGAGTTGGCCGAACATCCAGAACGAAAATAA
- the trxA gene encoding thioredoxin, whose protein sequence is MSAAVEVTDNSFKQDVLESELPVLVDFWAPWCGPCRMVAPVVDEIAQQYEGQVKVVKLNTDENPNVASQYGIRSIPTLMIFKGGQRVDMVVGAVPKTTLANTLEKYL, encoded by the coding sequence ATGTCAGCAGCCGTAGAAGTTACAGACAATTCTTTTAAGCAAGATGTACTCGAGAGCGAACTCCCCGTTTTAGTAGATTTTTGGGCTCCCTGGTGTGGCCCATGCCGCATGGTCGCTCCTGTAGTAGACGAAATTGCCCAACAATACGAAGGTCAGGTCAAGGTTGTCAAACTGAACACCGATGAAAATCCCAATGTCGCCAGTCAGTATGGAATTCGGAGCATTCCGACACTGATGATTTTTAAAGGCGGTCAGAGAGTGGATATGGTAGTCGGTGCAGTTCCCAAAACCACGCTGGCAAATACCTTAGAAAAATATCTCTAA